One Corynebacterium yudongzhengii DNA window includes the following coding sequences:
- the upp gene encoding uracil phosphoribosyltransferase: MDITVVDHPLAASRLTILRDERTNNSGFRSALNDLGAMLIYEAARDLPVDRFPVVTPVAKTEGTRLKKPPIIVPVIRAGLGMVDPALSMIPDAQVGFIGLARNEETHEPVPYLEALPDDLTDQPVFLVDPMLATGGSLLHAIRLLAAHGARDITAVCVVSAQPGVDALADAEVPVRLVTATIDPALNEAAYIVPGLGDAGDRLYGPRNIDL; encoded by the coding sequence ATGGACATCACCGTGGTCGATCACCCGCTTGCCGCCTCCCGCCTGACGATCCTGCGCGACGAGAGGACCAACAACTCCGGCTTCCGCTCCGCGCTCAACGATCTCGGCGCGATGCTCATCTACGAGGCCGCCCGGGACCTGCCCGTGGACCGTTTCCCGGTGGTCACGCCCGTCGCCAAGACGGAGGGCACGCGGCTTAAGAAACCGCCGATCATCGTGCCGGTGATCCGCGCCGGGCTCGGCATGGTGGATCCGGCACTGTCGATGATCCCGGACGCCCAGGTCGGGTTCATCGGGCTCGCGCGCAACGAAGAGACGCACGAGCCGGTGCCTTATCTCGAGGCGCTTCCCGACGACCTCACCGACCAGCCCGTCTTCCTCGTCGACCCGATGCTGGCCACCGGCGGCTCGCTGTTGCACGCGATCCGCCTGCTCGCCGCGCACGGCGCGCGGGATATCACGGCGGTGTGCGTGGTCTCGGCCCAGCCGGGTGTCGACGCGCTCGCGGACGCCGAGGTCCCCGTCCGCCTCGTCACCGCCACCATCGACCCCGCACTCAACGAGGCCGCCTACATCGTGCCCGGTCTCGGCGATGCCGGCGACCGCCTGTACGGGCCCCGCAACATTGACCTTTAA
- a CDS encoding helix-turn-helix domain-containing protein has protein sequence MKHWPHWSSYAHALGRRLRQVRLARGLSQARLAELAGLSRNQVSNLERNENNRHGSIDPVISTIYRLAVVLDIPPSKLLPASGEKVGQFCPPGSNEGPALRPFSEAFITLAEPGEAPEYAAPAGED, from the coding sequence ATGAAGCACTGGCCGCACTGGTCGAGCTACGCGCATGCGCTGGGGCGTCGGCTGCGTCAGGTGCGGCTGGCCCGGGGTCTAAGCCAGGCGCGGCTCGCCGAGCTGGCCGGCTTGTCGCGCAACCAGGTCTCGAACCTCGAGCGCAACGAGAACAACCGCCACGGCTCGATCGACCCGGTGATCTCCACCATCTACCGGCTGGCGGTGGTGCTCGATATCCCGCCGAGCAAGCTGCTGCCCGCCTCGGGGGAGAAAGTCGGCCAGTTCTGCCCGCCGGGCTCTAATGAAGGCCCTGCTCTGCGGCCTTTTTCGGAGGCGTTCATCACGCTCGCCGAGCCGGGCGAGGCCCCGGAATACGCCGCGCCGGCCGGCGAGGATTAG
- a CDS encoding amidohydrolase, with protein MSIASLVDDWLTTHRDEVIGWRRHLHAHPELSNQERQTTEFLATVLRAHGLEPVLFPTTGLMVDIGPDTDQRIAFRADIDALPITEVTGLECSSLNPGVAHACGHDVHTTIVLALACALADADLPHGVRMLFQPAEEIVDGGAEDVIAWGGLEGVSSIFAVHVEPKLRVGRIGVRTGAITSATDIIELEVHGPGGHSSRPHLSADVIYALGALATQLPALLSRRVDPRSGTVLVFGQVDAGYAPNAIPETGRITGTLRTADHTTWRTFEPLLRELIGQVLAPTGCSYELTYHRGVPPVLNDDVATSLLAAAGRSGDPQAVVEAPQSSGGEDFSWYLERVPGAMARLGCWSGEGDRQDLHQGDLVVDENAIFVGARLFAAVIDEYCAVPEQRA; from the coding sequence ATGTCGATTGCCTCGCTTGTCGACGACTGGCTCACCACCCACCGCGACGAGGTCATCGGCTGGCGTCGCCACCTGCACGCCCACCCCGAGCTGTCCAACCAGGAGCGCCAGACCACGGAGTTTCTCGCCACCGTGCTGCGCGCCCACGGCCTGGAGCCGGTGCTCTTTCCCACCACCGGCCTCATGGTCGACATCGGCCCTGATACCGACCAACGCATCGCCTTCCGCGCCGACATCGACGCCCTGCCGATCACCGAGGTCACCGGCCTCGAATGCTCCTCGCTCAACCCGGGGGTCGCACACGCCTGCGGCCACGACGTGCACACCACGATCGTCCTCGCGCTAGCCTGCGCGCTGGCCGATGCCGATCTCCCGCACGGCGTGCGCATGCTCTTCCAGCCGGCCGAAGAGATCGTCGACGGCGGCGCCGAAGACGTCATCGCCTGGGGCGGTCTTGAAGGGGTGAGCTCGATCTTCGCCGTCCACGTCGAGCCGAAGCTGCGCGTGGGGCGCATCGGCGTGCGCACCGGCGCGATCACCTCCGCCACCGACATCATCGAACTCGAAGTCCACGGCCCGGGCGGGCACTCCTCGCGCCCGCATCTATCTGCCGACGTCATCTACGCCCTCGGCGCCCTAGCCACCCAGCTGCCGGCGTTGCTCTCGCGCCGGGTTGATCCGCGCAGCGGCACCGTGTTGGTGTTCGGCCAGGTCGACGCCGGCTATGCCCCCAACGCCATCCCGGAGACCGGGCGGATCACCGGCACCCTACGCACCGCCGATCACACCACCTGGCGCACGTTCGAGCCGCTGCTGCGCGAGCTCATCGGCCAGGTGCTCGCCCCGACGGGCTGTAGCTACGAACTGACCTACCACCGCGGGGTGCCGCCGGTGCTTAACGACGACGTCGCCACCTCATTGCTCGCCGCCGCGGGACGCTCCGGCGACCCCCAGGCCGTCGTCGAGGCCCCGCAGTCCTCCGGCGGGGAGGACTTTTCCTGGTACTTGGAGCGCGTGCCCGGCGCTATGGCCCGGCTGGGCTGCTGGTCCGGCGAGGGGGATCGCCAGGACCTGCACCAGGGGGACCTGGTGGTAGATGAAAACGCGATCTTCGTCGGCGCCCGGTTGTTCGCCGCCGTCATCGACGAGTACTGCGCGGTACCGGAACAGCGCGCGTAA
- a CDS encoding NAD(P)H-quinone dehydrogenase gives MKKRIVIIGGGPGGYEAALVGAANGAEITVVEDSGMGGASVRLDCVPSKSFIAAANIKTDLRRADDMGLNEGIGATHLSLTALNKRVAELASRQSEDISKQMKDSGVTVIKGRGSFTKEQKNSLIHTVTVEEPDGTTRDLDADIVLLASGAHPRVLPGARPDGERILDWQQIYDLTELPEHLVVVGSGVTGAEFVSAFAELGVKVTMVASRDRILPHDDADAADVLEEVLAERGVNLEKDARVESVENTGDGVIVKTQDGREIRGSHCLMSIGSIPNTEALGLDKPGVETTASGHIEVDRVSRTNVPGIYAAGDCTNSMPLAAVAAMQGRIAMNHALGDSVQPLRMKTVAQAVFTRPEIAAIGVTEKQIADGDVQARAITLPLASNPRAKMRSLSRGFVKLFCSSRSGTIIGGVIVAPIASELITTLALAVSRSVTVNELADTFSVYPSLSGSITEAARRLIQHDVLD, from the coding sequence GTGAAGAAGAGAATCGTCATCATTGGTGGAGGCCCCGGCGGATATGAGGCGGCGCTGGTCGGTGCCGCCAACGGTGCGGAGATCACCGTCGTCGAAGACTCCGGTATGGGCGGCGCGTCGGTGCGGCTCGACTGCGTGCCGTCGAAATCCTTCATCGCGGCCGCGAACATCAAGACCGACCTGCGCCGCGCCGACGACATGGGGCTCAACGAAGGCATCGGCGCGACCCATCTGTCGCTGACCGCGCTGAACAAGCGCGTCGCGGAGCTCGCCAGCCGGCAGTCGGAGGACATCTCGAAGCAGATGAAAGACTCCGGGGTGACGGTGATCAAGGGCCGCGGCTCCTTTACGAAGGAGCAGAAGAACAGCCTCATCCACACCGTCACCGTCGAAGAGCCCGACGGCACCACCCGCGACCTGGATGCCGACATCGTGCTGCTCGCCTCCGGCGCCCACCCGCGCGTGCTGCCGGGCGCGCGTCCCGACGGCGAGCGCATCCTCGACTGGCAGCAGATCTACGATCTCACCGAGCTGCCGGAACACCTGGTAGTCGTCGGCTCGGGTGTCACCGGCGCGGAGTTTGTCTCCGCCTTCGCCGAGCTCGGGGTCAAGGTCACGATGGTGGCCTCCCGCGATCGCATCCTGCCGCACGACGACGCGGATGCCGCCGACGTCCTCGAGGAGGTCCTCGCCGAGCGCGGCGTGAACCTGGAGAAGGACGCCCGCGTCGAAAGCGTGGAGAACACGGGCGACGGGGTGATCGTGAAGACCCAGGACGGCCGCGAGATCCGCGGTTCGCACTGTTTGATGTCGATCGGCTCCATCCCGAACACTGAGGCGCTTGGCCTGGACAAGCCCGGGGTGGAGACCACCGCATCCGGCCACATCGAGGTCGACCGCGTCTCGCGCACCAACGTCCCCGGCATCTACGCCGCCGGCGACTGCACCAACTCCATGCCGCTGGCGGCGGTGGCCGCCATGCAGGGGCGCATCGCCATGAACCACGCGCTGGGCGATAGCGTGCAGCCGCTGCGCATGAAGACCGTCGCGCAGGCCGTGTTCACCCGCCCCGAGATCGCCGCGATCGGCGTGACCGAAAAGCAAATTGCCGACGGCGACGTCCAAGCCCGCGCCATCACCCTGCCGCTGGCCTCCAACCCGCGGGCGAAGATGCGTTCGCTGTCCCGCGGTTTCGTGAAGCTCTTCTGCTCGAGCCGCTCGGGCACGATCATCGGCGGCGTCATCGTCGCGCCGATAGCCTCCGAGCTGATCACCACCCTGGCGCTGGCGGTCTCGCGTTCGGTGACCGTCAACGAGCTGGCCGATACCTTCTCGGTCTACCCCTCGCTGTCCGGTTCGATCACCGAGGCGGCGCGCCGGCTGATCCAGCACGACGTGCTCGACTAG